One Scyliorhinus canicula chromosome 9, sScyCan1.1, whole genome shotgun sequence DNA segment encodes these proteins:
- the LOC119971418 gene encoding uromodulin-like isoform X2 — protein sequence MVNGVAQCKCVHGLKGETCEDIKMEVMCEQTYIKVSVLKEYFDWKNVTMDSVQLFEGACKAALEVIHEEEYYTITIHHNNYSSCGTVLVSNATHIMYMNGLHTKHMTGIITRLPSEAIDFTCVYHRQRTVQLEFPIQPKTTIAVLHMQEGIVIVSMALYESSKYENAYVELPVLSWTERLYISVKIEPGENNFFDLTINDCWATPTKNPDALPQYYLIKNGCPIDETVQYHNPIGNETVANFSVQMFRFVKYPVVFLHCRTEICAPDSLEPCMIDCPGPSTKTKRDTNSRYEGLLTYGPIHWAHSKTHVHEAGKPNLMLATVPAIAVMSSMVFLVLAVTLAKVMKKRPAGVV from the exons ATGGTGAATGGTGTTGCTCAATGCAAGTGTGTTCATGGACTTAAAGGCGAGACATGTGAAG aTATAAAAATGGAGGTGATGTGTGAGCAGACCTACATAAAAGTCTCAGTGTTAAAGGAGTACTTTGACTGGAAAAATGTAACTATGGACTCTGTACAGCTGTTTGAGGGTGCCTGCAAAGCTGCATTAGAAGttatacatgaggaagaatactACACTATCACCATCCACCACAATAATTACTCCAGTTGTGGTACTGTTCTGGTG AGTAATGCGACACACATCATGTATATGAATGGATTACATACCAAACATATGACTGGAATCATCACCAGACTTCCTTCTGAAGCAATTGACTTCACTTGTGTTTACCATCGTCAAAGAACAGTGCAGCTTGAATTCCCAATACAGCCAAAAACAAC AATTGCAGTGTTACATATGCAGGAAGGAATAGTCATTGTATCAATGGCTTTATATGAAAGCTCCAAGTATGAGAATGCTTATGTGGAGTTGCCAGTTCTCTCTTGGACTGAGAGACTGTACATCAGTGTGAAAATTGAACCaggagaaaataacttttttgaCTTGACAATAAATGACTGCTGGGCTACACCAACAAAAAACCCAGATGCCTTGCCCCAGTATTACTTAATTAAGAATGG ATGCCCTATTGATGAAACTGTGCAATATCACAATCCAATTGGAAATGAGACTGTGGCCAACTTCAGTGTGCAGATGTTTCGATTTGTGAAGTATCCAGTAGTGTTCTTGCATTGCAGAACTGAAATTTGTGCACCCGACAGCCTTGAGCCTTGTATGATT GACTGTCCTGGCCCATCAACCAAGACCAAAAGGGATACTAACAGTCGATATGAAGGATTATTGACCTATGGACCTATTCATTGGGCTCACTCTAAAACACATGTGCATGAAGCTGGTAAACCTA ACTTGATGCTTGCTACAGTTCCTGCCATTGCTGTGATGTCTTCCATGGTGTTCCTTGTCCTTGCAGTTACTTTGGCTAAAGTAATGAAGAAGCGACCAGCTGGAGTTGTTTGA
- the LOC119971418 gene encoding uromodulin-like isoform X1: MALFNVLMLLFCGLFVTTHSSGCDPNPCKNEGSCIMVNGVAQCKCVHGLKGETCEDIKMEVMCEQTYIKVSVLKEYFDWKNVTMDSVQLFEGACKAALEVIHEEEYYTITIHHNNYSSCGTVLVSNATHIMYMNGLHTKHMTGIITRLPSEAIDFTCVYHRQRTVQLEFPIQPKTTIAVLHMQEGIVIVSMALYESSKYENAYVELPVLSWTERLYISVKIEPGENNFFDLTINDCWATPTKNPDALPQYYLIKNGCPIDETVQYHNPIGNETVANFSVQMFRFVKYPVVFLHCRTEICAPDSLEPCMIDCPGPSTKTKRDTNSRYEGLLTYGPIHWAHSKTHVHEAGKPNLMLATVPAIAVMSSMVFLVLAVTLAKVMKKRPAGVV; encoded by the exons ATG GCGCTGTTCAACGTGCTGATGCTGTTATTTTGTGGACTTTTTGTCACAACTCATAGTTCTG GTTGTGATCCTAATCCTTGTAAGAATGAAGGGAGCTGTATTATGGTGAATGGTGTTGCTCAATGCAAGTGTGTTCATGGACTTAAAGGCGAGACATGTGAAG aTATAAAAATGGAGGTGATGTGTGAGCAGACCTACATAAAAGTCTCAGTGTTAAAGGAGTACTTTGACTGGAAAAATGTAACTATGGACTCTGTACAGCTGTTTGAGGGTGCCTGCAAAGCTGCATTAGAAGttatacatgaggaagaatactACACTATCACCATCCACCACAATAATTACTCCAGTTGTGGTACTGTTCTGGTG AGTAATGCGACACACATCATGTATATGAATGGATTACATACCAAACATATGACTGGAATCATCACCAGACTTCCTTCTGAAGCAATTGACTTCACTTGTGTTTACCATCGTCAAAGAACAGTGCAGCTTGAATTCCCAATACAGCCAAAAACAAC AATTGCAGTGTTACATATGCAGGAAGGAATAGTCATTGTATCAATGGCTTTATATGAAAGCTCCAAGTATGAGAATGCTTATGTGGAGTTGCCAGTTCTCTCTTGGACTGAGAGACTGTACATCAGTGTGAAAATTGAACCaggagaaaataacttttttgaCTTGACAATAAATGACTGCTGGGCTACACCAACAAAAAACCCAGATGCCTTGCCCCAGTATTACTTAATTAAGAATGG ATGCCCTATTGATGAAACTGTGCAATATCACAATCCAATTGGAAATGAGACTGTGGCCAACTTCAGTGTGCAGATGTTTCGATTTGTGAAGTATCCAGTAGTGTTCTTGCATTGCAGAACTGAAATTTGTGCACCCGACAGCCTTGAGCCTTGTATGATT GACTGTCCTGGCCCATCAACCAAGACCAAAAGGGATACTAACAGTCGATATGAAGGATTATTGACCTATGGACCTATTCATTGGGCTCACTCTAAAACACATGTGCATGAAGCTGGTAAACCTA ACTTGATGCTTGCTACAGTTCCTGCCATTGCTGTGATGTCTTCCATGGTGTTCCTTGTCCTTGCAGTTACTTTGGCTAAAGTAATGAAGAAGCGACCAGCTGGAGTTGTTTGA